One Phoenix dactylifera cultivar Barhee BC4 chromosome 14, palm_55x_up_171113_PBpolish2nd_filt_p, whole genome shotgun sequence DNA window includes the following coding sequences:
- the LOC103701395 gene encoding NAC domain-containing protein 37-like: MEVESCIPPGFRFHPTEEELVGYYLARKVSSQKIDLEVITDIDLYRIEPWDLQDRCKLGYEEQNEWYFFSHKDKKYPSGTRTNRATTAGFWKATGRDKAVISKYGIIGMRKTLVFYEGRAPNGRKTDWIMHEYRLQSSENGPPQEEGWVVCRAFKKQNTNQRPCLDTYNPRYYIGDHNCSGVEALSDACMTAHLVNSIAAQTFHEQSFGCEMELGCGQTHLNHALEIPPLGSPSLPTNLAVKECFEPSIVANEDHGDERHDCRGEFIDWKVLDRLLASQLNESVASSNSNVPLNPLDYDIDARNQDHFLSF, encoded by the exons ATGGAAGTGGAGTCTTGTATCCCACCAGGGTTCAGATTCCATCCCACAGAAGAAGAACTTGTGGGATACTACCTCGCAAGAAAAGTTTCCTCCCAAAAGATTGATCTGGAGGTCATTACAGATATAGACCTCTACAGAATAGAACCCTGGGATCTGCAAG ACAGGTGCAAACTTGGCTATGAGGAGCAGAACGAGTGGTACTTCTTTAGCCATAAAGATAAGAAGTATCCAAGTGGAACACGCACTAATAGGGCCACCACTGCTGGATTTTGGAAGGCTACAGGACGGGACAAGGCTGTGATTTCAAAATATGGAATTATAGGAATGAGGAAAACTCTTGTGTTTTATGAAGGCCGTGCACCTAATGGCAGGAAAACAGATTGGATCATGCATGAATACCGCCTTCAGTCAAGCGAAAATGGTCCCCCTCAG GAGGAAGGATGGGTTGTATGCCGAgcatttaaaaaacaaaataccaATCAGAGGCCATGCTTAGACACTTACAATCCTCGATACTACATTGGAGATCATAACTGCTCTGGAGTAGAAGCGCTTTCCGATGCTTGTATGACTGCTCATCTGGTGAACTCGATTGCAGCACAAACTTTTCATGAGCAGTCATTTGGATGTGAGATGGAGCTTGGATGTGGACAGACCCACCTTAATCATGCCCTTGAGATTCCACCACTTGGTAGTCCAAGTCTACCAACAAATTTAGCTGTGAAGGAATGCTTTGAACCTAGTATTGTGGCTAATGAGGACCATGGTGACGAAAGACATGATTGCAGGGGAGAGTTCATTGATTGGAAAGTATTAGATAGGTTGCTCGCATCACAGCTGAATGAATCAGT